The DNA segment CAAGATACAGTTGAAGAAGTGGACTTCATATTTAATCGTGACCTACCTATCAATGAAGGCGATACGATTAATAACTGTAAAAATTCCGTTGGTATCATATCCAATGAAACCATTATTGCAAATCATCCTTGGACCACAGATGCTGCGGAAGAACTTGCAAAAGTAAAAAAGGAACAGTCCGAAGTAACAGCAGATTTTGTTGTACCGAACGGCGGTGAGGCAGATGGCGAATGATTACTGGGAGAAACGATATGAGCGCTTACTAGATGAATCGTTTCAAAAAGCGAATCTCACTGATGCGGAAATCAAAGCTAACTACGCCAGGGCGTTACGCAGGTTAGAAAAGGCTATCAACGATTGGTATCGCCGGTTCGCCACAGAAAACGGACTTCAATTAGCCGAAGCAAGGAAACTTCTGAACGCCTACGAGATGAAAGCCTTTAAAATGGATTTAGCTGAATTCAAGGCAGAGGCTAAGAAACTCGGCGTATCTGAAGAACACCAACAAATGCTATCGAACGCATCCATTCGTGAGCGGTTAAGCCGTGAACAGATGCTGTATATCAATGTGGTTCACGAGCTCGAAATACTGGCTCAAAAGCAGAGTATTTCACTTAACGACTTATTGAAAGACGTGTATCAGTCCTCCGCGTATAAGTCCGCATATACAGTGCAGACGCAACGCGGGGAATATTCACCTATTAATACGATTGATAGTAAGCGTGTTGATAGCGTGGTTCACAGTCAATGGGCGAGTGATGGCAAGGACTTCAGTAGTAGGATTTGGGGCGATACAAGTAAGCTAGTAGCTAACTTGCAGAATGATTTCACCCAAGCCCTCATTATTGGGCAAGGGGCGGACACGATGGCAGATAATCTACATAAGCGGATGAAGACATCATACAGTAACGCTAAGCGATTAATCGAAACAGAGACGGCACGGGTTCACGAGCAAGGGTTTCTTGATAGTATGAAAGACCTAGATGTCGAGGAGTTAGAGATACTGGCTACACTCGATAGTCATACTTCTTCCATCTGCAGACACATGGACCGTAAACGTGTCAGAGTCGTTGACGCTAAACCGGGCGTAACGGTTCCGCCGTTCCATTGCTATTGCCGGTCAACTACAATTCCATATATCCCAGGACTCGAGGGCACTCGAACAGGTAGAAGTCAGAACGATAAGAGTACTGATTTTGATGGTGCGATTACCTACGAGGAATGGGAAAAAGAATATATCAATTAGCAGCGGAAACGCTGCTTTTTTATTGCCATTTTAGTATTGTTGGGCGATAACTAACAAGACCGTAGCCGTGAGGTGTGGCTCACGAAAATAAAGCGAAATGGGTATTTTTTAAGGAGGTCACTATGACTAAGGAAGAATTGTTAGCACTAGGATTAACTGAAGAACAGACTGCTAAGGTCGTTGAAGACTATGGCAAGAATTATGTGTCTAAGGATCAATTCAATGCTAAAAACGAGGAACTCAAATCCGTAAAAGGGGAACTCACGACTCTTAATAGCGAGATTGATAACCTCAAAAAATCTAATGCAGATAATGCGGAGCTTGCGAAACAAATTGAAACGATGAAAGCTGATGCAGAAACTCGTAAAGCTGAATACGAGGGTAAAATCGCACAACTTGAAATCGACAATATTGTTAACGTAGCATTGTCCAACGCAAAAGCTAAAAACAACGTTGCGGTCCGTGCACTCTTGGATTTAACCGGTGCAAAAGTGAAGGACGGCAAAATTAAAGGATTAGATGAACAACTTGCAGAAGTTGCCAAAGCTAATCCTTATTTATTTGGGGAAGCGTCTGCCCCTAAAGGTGTAGCGCCTGGTAATCCTGGCGGTAAAGCACCAAGCAGCGCAGTAACTAAAGAAGACTTCGCTAAAATGACATACTCTCAACGTGCGGAGTTATTCGCAAACGACATTGATCTTTACCATTCATTAACAGGAGGAAACGCTAATGAATAAACAATTCTCTTTTAATTTACAAACATTCGCAGCAGGTCCTACGCAAACTGCTAATGTAGTTAACCCTCAAGTAATGGCGGACATGGTATCCGCAGGTTTACCAAAAGCTATTAAATTTACTTCTATCGCTAAAATCGATAACAAATTGGCAGGCGTGCCAGGTAACGAAATCACTATTCCAGCATGGGGCTACATCGGTGACGCGGAAGACATCGCAGAAGGCGTAGAAGTAACTGCAACTCAAATGTCCACATCCGTCGCTAAAGCTAAAATTAAAAAAGCAATGAAACGCGTTGACATCACAGACGAAGCTAAATTGTCCGGTTATGGCGACCCAGTAGGCGAAGCTACTCATCAATTACGTTTGTCCTTGGCTTCTAAAATCGACCAAGATGTAGTAACAGCTCTTGGCGGTGCTACTCTTGCAGTAACTGATACTAAAGTTATCTCCTATGAAGGTATCGTTAACGCAGTAGACAAATTGAACGAAGAAGACTACGTTGAAAAATATTTGTTCGTAGCACCTTCTCAAATTACTGCACTTCGTAAAGACCCTAACTTCATCGACAAAACAAAATACGGTAACGACGTTATGATGACTGGTGAAATCGGTATGATTGCCGGCTGTCGTGTTGTAACATCTCGCCGCATCAATGATACTGGCGCAACTATCGACAACTTCATCGTTGGCGTATCTGCAGAAGTGGAAGATGGTACTCCTGTATTACCTGCTGTAACAATTTACATTAAACGTGACGTTGTTGTTGAATACGATCGTGTTCCTGAAAAAGGTATCGACAAATTCGTTGCTAACGAACACTACGTTGTTGCGTTGACTAACCAATCCAAAGTTGTAAAAGCTACATTCAAAAAATAGTAGGTGAATAATATGACCACGAAAGAGACAGTTTTACAAATTCTTGAATCGTGGCTCGGGTATGATGCAATTTCTGATATAAATATCATTGAGTATATGATTGATGCGGAAACACAACATATCCTCAATGATATCAATCAGAAGGAATTACCTAGCGAATTACAGCACGTTCTCGTATATCGTGTAATTGGCAGCTATATCACCACAAACAAAAATAAATTGATTGAAGCCGACGGAGAAATGGCGAGCTCCATTAAAATGGGCGATACTGAAGTTCAATTTAAAGGAACCGACAAGGCATCCCGTCTCCAAGAATTGGACACCGCTTTGAGTGGATATGGAAGGGGTGACCTAGCATGCTTCCGACGGCTAAGATGGTAGACGCTGCTAGAAAGCAGTTAGAACGATTATACGATTGTACGTGTTATGTTATCTCCGAAGTGGATGCAATGGACCCCGATACTGGAATTATGAGTAAAACTGCCAGTAGAGAGGGTCCTTTTGCTTGTAGAATTAGCTATAAAACTCTCTCTACAGGTCAAATCGCTGAGATTGCGAAATTTAGTACCACCACGGTACTTTTCACCGCTCCGGAGGTAATCATACCTAATGGGGCTCGAATCGAGCTTATAGGGCGAAATACGAAGCAACTTTTTCGCAGTGCCTCGATTTCTGCACGATATGACACCCACCAAGAGGTGCAACTCGAAAATTTAGAGGTGCATTGACATGGGTGTTGAATTTAACATGGAAGATTTTGCTGAATTTAATCGAAGCCTGGTCAAACTGAGTCAATCAGGTAGCCTTCAGAATTTCAACAAGCAAGTTGTGAAGGAAATGGCCAGCGTGTATGTGCGTGAAGCTAAATTGAATACACCAGTCGGGAAACGATCGGTTAAATTCATGCAAAATGGTCAAGTACAAACAAAGTACTTTGATAGCGAGCATACTCGCCAATCGTGGAGTGTTGGTAGATATCGACTGGACGATAGAACCGGACGGGTTAGGGTGTTTAACACATCCTCTTACGCCTCGTTTTTAAATGATGGGCATCGGCAAGAAGTTGGGAGATTTCTTCCGTGGATAGGCCAATCTAAAGGTGGAGTAATGCAAGGCGGTAGACTGAAAAAGCCTTGGGTAGATGGTGCGTACATGCACGAGAAAGCTGAAAAGGCACTCAGTAAAAACGCTAAACGTATTATGGAAATTGCATTAAAGAAATGGATTGAAAAGCATGGTGGATTCTGATGTATTAACAGCCGTATCTAAAGCCGTACATACGGCACTTAACGTGCCTATATACCTAGAATTCAAAGAAAACAATATGACATTCCCCTGCGCATATATCAAGCTGATTGAACCTAGTATGGGTAGACATGTCGGTGATCTTTACAATACTTCTTTGGATTTAGACATCATGTATTACGCCAATAATCTTGATGTGGTTACTGATACGCGAAAACTCATTGATATTCCTAGTGTGCTGTACCTACTGCTTGAATTTGTACAAGTTGGGGAACGTACAATTATGGGCACTGGCATGAAATATAAGATTTCAGACGGTGTGCTGCACTTCTTCGTGACGTATGAAAACATACTCCGGAAAGTGGCCAAACCCGTCGAGCGGATGAAGCACATGGAATTAACGGAAAGGGTAAAAGATGGCAGATGAAAAAGAAACAGTCGAAGTAACGGCTGAACAACAATTTGATGCTTACGCTATCATTGCATCTGACAAGTACAGACGGTATCGTGATTTACTCACTTGCCTTCTTAACGAAGATGAAATGTATACGGAAAGCGACATTGATAAGATTTTAAATCAGGCATTAAACACGCCTGTGAAAGGTTAGTGAAATATGGCATTAGGTGGTGGCACATTCTTATTCCACAATAAAGTATTGCCAGGTACTTATATTAACTTCGTATCCAAAGACCGAGCATATGCAGAAGTATCTGACCGTGGCTTTGGCGCGATGATGCTCTCCTTTGATTGGGGCCCAAGTGGCGAAGTGTTCCGTGTAGATAACGACACATTCCAAAAGGATTGCCAAAAATACTTTGGTTATGACTACGGCCATGACAAAATGAAGGGCTTACGTGACTTGTTCCGTGGCTTGAAAACTGGTTACTTCTACCGCTTAAACTCTGACGGTGCGCAAGCTACAAGCACAATCGGTAAAGCAAAATATAAAGGTATTCGTGGTAACGATTTGGGTGTATCTGTTCAAGCTGATCCAGATAACACAGGTAAATTTATCGTAACTACTTACCTCACTACAGGCGATGTTCGTAAGGCAGTAGATATTCAAAAGAACTTGAAGAATGCGACAGAACTGCAAGATAACGATTACATCGTATTCACTAAAACTGGCGCATTAACTACTACAGCTTATACTGCACTATCCGGTGGTACTAACGGCTCCACAATCACCGTTAAGAACTACCAAGACGGCATTGATATGCTTGAACCTTACTACTTCAATACGTTGGGTTACGCAGGTGCGGACGACACAATTAAGAACTTACTTATTGCATTTACTAAACGTTGCCGTGAACAAAGTGGCGCTAAATTCCAATTAGTGATTCATGGTAAGACCGGGGTCAACTATGAAGGTGTTATCTCCATCCTTAATGACGTAACCGATGAAGGTGCCGAAAGAGGCTCTTTGGTGTACTGGACATTAGGTCAAGAAGCATCTTGCAATATCAATGCTACAGTAGGCAATATGATTTATGATGGTGAATACACTGTAAACGTTAAGTACAAACAGTTCGAACTCGAACAAGCTATCAAAGATGGTATGTTTATGTTCCACAATGTCACTGACTCCGTTGGTGGTAATATCCAAGGCGACGTACGTGTATTGAAAGACATCAACACATTTACTGAATTCAGTAAAGCTAAAAACCGCGACTTCTCCCTTAACCAAGTCATTCGTGTATTGGATAACTGGGCAGTTGACGGCGCTAGACTGTTCAATAAAACACATCTTGATAAATCCCCTAATGACCAAGCTGGTCGTGAGTCCTTATGGGGCGACCTTGTATATCTTGCTGAGCAATACCAAAAGGTACGTGCTATCCAAAACTTCGATGATAAGGATATCCCAGTACCTACACAAGGCGATAACAAGGAAGATGTATTGGTTAACGTACAATTACAGCCAACTGTGGCTATGGAAAAATTGTACATGACTGTTGTAGTAGCCTAGGAGGATAACGTATGGAAAATGAAATTTTAGATGCATTGAAAACGATGGATGCAGCTGACGTTGTTTCTTCTAAATTAGCGTCTTGCTATATCGTAGAGAACGGTAACCGATACTTACTGTTTCAAGCTAAGAAACTTAGCGCAAAAATTAAAAAGAATAAAGAAAAAGTGGCAATCTTGGGCCGTATTGGTGCGGGTAATAAGTCTACCTCCGTAGAATACAGCGGTAGCTTAACGATTTACCACAACACAGCTTTATTCGATAAGATGGTTGAAAAATACTTGAAAACCGGTGTGGATACATACTTTGACATGCAAGTAGTAAACAACGATCCAACATCTAAAGCAGGTCGCCGTTCTGTAATTCTAAAAGGTGTGAACCTTGACGAATTAACAGCAGCTGAATTTGACGCTGAAGGCAAATACATCGAACAAGAACACAACTTCACTTATGAAGGTGTTAAATATGTTCAACACTTTAATGAATTAGACGGGATGCAAGCCTAGAGCTTGCTCCCTTTTTTTTAGGAGGTTTTTACAATGGCTGAAAATTTAAGCGCATTCCTTAAACAAAACGTTGATGTAGTCAATGAGACTGAATACGTAGCATCTAAACGTATCAAAGTGAATGGTGAGCCAGTAGCATGGAAGATTAAAACATTAGCTACTGACGAAACAGAAAAGATGCGTAAGAAATACACTAAACGTATTACAGACCGCATCACTCGTCAATCTGAAGAACGCTTCGATGCGACTGCATACAACGAAGATGTGCTATCTAAGGCAATCACTTATCCTAATCTTTATGATGCGGAACTTCAAGATAGCTGGGGTGTTACTGAACCAGTTGAGCTCGTAAAAGCAATGCTCACACCAGGTGAATACGCTGACCTTTTGGCAGCAGTAACAGAAGCCCAAGGCT comes from the Veillonella dispar genome and includes:
- a CDS encoding minor capsid protein; the encoded protein is MANDYWEKRYERLLDESFQKANLTDAEIKANYARALRRLEKAINDWYRRFATENGLQLAEARKLLNAYEMKAFKMDLAEFKAEAKKLGVSEEHQQMLSNASIRERLSREQMLYINVVHELEILAQKQSISLNDLLKDVYQSSAYKSAYTVQTQRGEYSPINTIDSKRVDSVVHSQWASDGKDFSSRIWGDTSKLVANLQNDFTQALIIGQGADTMADNLHKRMKTSYSNAKRLIETETARVHEQGFLDSMKDLDVEELEILATLDSHTSSICRHMDRKRVRVVDAKPGVTVPPFHCYCRSTTIPYIPGLEGTRTGRSQNDKSTDFDGAITYEEWEKEYIN
- a CDS encoding phage scaffolding protein, coding for MTKEELLALGLTEEQTAKVVEDYGKNYVSKDQFNAKNEELKSVKGELTTLNSEIDNLKKSNADNAELAKQIETMKADAETRKAEYEGKIAQLEIDNIVNVALSNAKAKNNVAVRALLDLTGAKVKDGKIKGLDEQLAEVAKANPYLFGEASAPKGVAPGNPGGKAPSSAVTKEDFAKMTYSQRAELFANDIDLYHSLTGGNANE
- a CDS encoding N4-gp56 family major capsid protein; protein product: MNKQFSFNLQTFAAGPTQTANVVNPQVMADMVSAGLPKAIKFTSIAKIDNKLAGVPGNEITIPAWGYIGDAEDIAEGVEVTATQMSTSVAKAKIKKAMKRVDITDEAKLSGYGDPVGEATHQLRLSLASKIDQDVVTALGGATLAVTDTKVISYEGIVNAVDKLNEEDYVEKYLFVAPSQITALRKDPNFIDKTKYGNDVMMTGEIGMIAGCRVVTSRRINDTGATIDNFIVGVSAEVEDGTPVLPAVTIYIKRDVVVEYDRVPEKGIDKFVANEHYVVALTNQSKVVKATFKK
- a CDS encoding HK97 gp10 family phage protein, whose product is MGVEFNMEDFAEFNRSLVKLSQSGSLQNFNKQVVKEMASVYVREAKLNTPVGKRSVKFMQNGQVQTKYFDSEHTRQSWSVGRYRLDDRTGRVRVFNTSSYASFLNDGHRQEVGRFLPWIGQSKGGVMQGGRLKKPWVDGAYMHEKAEKALSKNAKRIMEIALKKWIEKHGGF
- a CDS encoding phage tail terminator family protein, whose translation is MVDSDVLTAVSKAVHTALNVPIYLEFKENNMTFPCAYIKLIEPSMGRHVGDLYNTSLDLDIMYYANNLDVVTDTRKLIDIPSVLYLLLEFVQVGERTIMGTGMKYKISDGVLHFFVTYENILRKVAKPVERMKHMELTERVKDGR
- a CDS encoding phage tail sheath C-terminal domain-containing protein codes for the protein MALGGGTFLFHNKVLPGTYINFVSKDRAYAEVSDRGFGAMMLSFDWGPSGEVFRVDNDTFQKDCQKYFGYDYGHDKMKGLRDLFRGLKTGYFYRLNSDGAQATSTIGKAKYKGIRGNDLGVSVQADPDNTGKFIVTTYLTTGDVRKAVDIQKNLKNATELQDNDYIVFTKTGALTTTAYTALSGGTNGSTITVKNYQDGIDMLEPYYFNTLGYAGADDTIKNLLIAFTKRCREQSGAKFQLVIHGKTGVNYEGVISILNDVTDEGAERGSLVYWTLGQEASCNINATVGNMIYDGEYTVNVKYKQFELEQAIKDGMFMFHNVTDSVGGNIQGDVRVLKDINTFTEFSKAKNRDFSLNQVIRVLDNWAVDGARLFNKTHLDKSPNDQAGRESLWGDLVYLAEQYQKVRAIQNFDDKDIPVPTQGDNKEDVLVNVQLQPTVAMEKLYMTVVVA
- a CDS encoding phage tail tube protein produces the protein MENEILDALKTMDAADVVSSKLASCYIVENGNRYLLFQAKKLSAKIKKNKEKVAILGRIGAGNKSTSVEYSGSLTIYHNTALFDKMVEKYLKTGVDTYFDMQVVNNDPTSKAGRRSVILKGVNLDELTAAEFDAEGKYIEQEHNFTYEGVKYVQHFNELDGMQA
- a CDS encoding phage tail assembly chaperone; this translates as MAENLSAFLKQNVDVVNETEYVASKRIKVNGEPVAWKIKTLATDETEKMRKKYTKRITDRITRQSEERFDATAYNEDVLSKAITYPNLYDAELQDSWGVTEPVELVKAMLTPGEYADLLAAVTEAQGYDVGMEDKVKEVKNS